A single window of Rhizobium sp. NLR16a DNA harbors:
- the ugpC gene encoding sn-glycerol-3-phosphate ABC transporter ATP-binding protein UgpC — protein MAHVSVSNARKDYGAFKAIKGVSVDIGDGEFVVLVGPSGCGKSTLLRMIAGLEGITSGKIQIGKHIVNELAPKDRDIAMVFQNYALYPHMTVAKNMGFSLRMKRMPRSEIDQRVGNAAKILGLENLLERYPKQLSGGQRQRVAMGRAIVRDPAVFLFDEPLSNLDAKLRVQMRSEIKELHQRLQTTTIYVTHDQIEAMTMADKIVVMKDGLIEQSGSPLELYDRPNNLFVAGFIGSPAMNFIKGSMSEDGFRTVDGLLLPSERRPKDAVTYGIRPEHIMLDPNGIEVTTVVVEPTGSETLVLVRLGGQTLTCVFRERIRAAPGDVLRIAPGHDTVHLFGADEQRITTGEAPLS, from the coding sequence ATGGCCCATGTTTCGGTCAGCAATGCGCGCAAGGACTACGGCGCGTTCAAAGCCATCAAAGGCGTGTCCGTCGATATCGGCGACGGCGAATTCGTCGTCCTGGTCGGCCCCTCCGGCTGCGGAAAATCGACGCTGCTCAGAATGATCGCCGGCCTGGAGGGCATCACCTCGGGCAAGATCCAGATCGGCAAGCACATCGTCAACGAGCTTGCGCCCAAAGACCGCGACATCGCCATGGTGTTCCAAAACTACGCGCTCTATCCGCATATGACGGTGGCGAAGAACATGGGCTTCTCGCTGCGTATGAAGCGCATGCCGAGATCGGAGATCGATCAGCGCGTCGGCAATGCGGCAAAAATCCTCGGCCTGGAAAACCTGCTGGAGCGTTATCCGAAGCAGCTTTCGGGCGGCCAGCGTCAGCGCGTCGCCATGGGCCGGGCGATCGTACGCGATCCGGCCGTCTTCCTGTTCGACGAGCCTTTGTCGAACCTCGATGCCAAGCTTCGGGTGCAGATGCGCTCGGAGATCAAGGAACTGCATCAGCGGCTGCAGACGACGACAATCTACGTGACCCACGACCAGATCGAAGCCATGACCATGGCCGACAAGATCGTCGTCATGAAGGATGGGCTGATCGAGCAATCGGGCTCGCCGCTCGAACTCTACGACCGCCCGAACAATCTGTTCGTCGCCGGTTTCATCGGCTCGCCGGCGATGAATTTCATCAAGGGCAGCATGAGCGAAGACGGGTTCAGGACCGTGGACGGGCTGCTGCTGCCGAGCGAACGCCGGCCGAAGGATGCCGTGACCTACGGCATTCGCCCCGAACATATCATGCTCGACCCCAACGGCATCGAAGTGACGACCGTCGTCGTCGAGCCCACAGGCTCGGAAACACTCGTGCTCGTGCGGCTCGGAGGGCAGACGCTGACCTGCGTCTTCCGCGAGCGGATCCGGGCCGCCCCCGGCGACGTGTTGAGGATCGCCCCCGGCCACGACACCGTTCACCTCTTCGGCGCCGACGAGCAGCGCATCACTACAGGCGAAGCGCCATTGAGTTAA
- a CDS encoding sugar phosphate isomerase/epimerase, with protein sequence MKIGFYTSTFNDRPLEEVVDFAASSGFEAIEIDVGGHIKTPDRVEDAVTLARSRGLFVSSITFFGNQLDADRDKRRELRARTSEFAEAIGGAGVPIFVIFPGRNDTASDEANYDDFADFAIGLIAQTQASGLTFAIENWPGPRDNFIGTTPRGWQELFRRIEDPRFGLEFDPSHLIRIGVDPYRALEAVKDRIAILHAKDTAIDAEALQALGYHGKGWWQYKLPGLGLLDWPRFLRQARGYGFDGTLSIEHEDAAYGWPGKNLAARKEGERLGLDFLKSVLNGL encoded by the coding sequence GTGAAAATCGGCTTCTATACCTCGACATTCAATGACCGCCCGCTGGAGGAAGTGGTAGATTTCGCCGCGTCGTCGGGGTTCGAAGCGATCGAGATCGATGTCGGCGGCCACATCAAGACGCCCGACCGGGTGGAAGATGCCGTTACGCTGGCAAGAAGCCGCGGCCTCTTCGTCTCCTCGATCACTTTTTTCGGCAATCAGCTTGATGCCGATCGCGACAAGCGCCGGGAACTCCGGGCAAGGACCTCAGAATTTGCCGAAGCGATCGGCGGCGCCGGCGTTCCGATCTTCGTGATCTTTCCCGGTCGTAACGATACGGCAAGCGACGAGGCCAATTATGACGACTTCGCCGACTTCGCGATTGGGCTGATCGCGCAAACGCAGGCAAGCGGCCTCACCTTCGCGATCGAGAACTGGCCCGGACCTAGAGACAATTTCATCGGAACGACGCCTAGGGGATGGCAGGAACTTTTCCGCCGCATCGAGGACCCCCGCTTCGGCCTCGAATTCGACCCCTCGCACCTCATCCGCATCGGCGTCGATCCCTATCGGGCGCTGGAGGCGGTCAAGGACCGCATCGCCATTCTGCACGCCAAGGATACGGCGATCGACGCCGAGGCCCTGCAGGCACTCGGCTATCACGGCAAGGGCTGGTGGCAATACAAGTTGCCGGGGCTCGGTCTGCTCGACTGGCCGCGTTTCCTCAGGCAGGCCCGCGGCTACGGTTTTGATGGCACGCTGTCGATCGAGCACGAGGATGCCGCTTACGGCTGGCCGGGCAAGAACTTGGCCGCGCGCAAGGAGGGTGAGCGCCTCGGCCTCGATTTTCTCAAAAGTGTCTTGAACGGACTTTGA
- a CDS encoding ROK family transcriptional regulator produces the protein MNQTLGARLSPDLTGANVEDAGEHNRAVVLRCIHRQAPISRAEIARQTGFTKPAIARIVDRLLDEGLIMEARRRHGLRGQPAIELEINPDAYYAIGINIDRDHLTILAVDAVGNVRARVHHEKRFILPAEFMQLTSDAISHFQRSRLIDDARLAGIGLAMPDWLGEISLLGKPDAYQEWTDFDVRAALESLTPHPVFTENEANAAALAELNYGLGAESSSFFYIAVNACPGGGLVLDGNGHRGAMGLSGEIGWLPIADGRDGEAQKVQLLGEIFSLFFLYDFLARHGIEVSVPQDLLTLDARGKRLVSQWLKEMSAHLAVAVKHIAMIVDPDAVLVGGRLPIRIVDELLRYVHEHLDAEDTNLPSLHRASIGEDASAMGAAAMPMAAALMLASADVAQRTRSPLKFMDRLNS, from the coding sequence ATGAACCAGACACTCGGCGCTAGGCTCTCCCCCGATCTGACGGGCGCCAATGTCGAAGACGCGGGCGAGCACAACAGGGCCGTCGTCCTGCGCTGCATCCACCGCCAGGCGCCGATTTCGCGCGCCGAGATCGCCAGGCAGACGGGCTTCACCAAACCAGCGATCGCCCGCATCGTCGACCGCCTGCTGGACGAGGGCCTGATCATGGAGGCCCGCCGCCGGCATGGGCTCAGAGGCCAGCCGGCAATCGAACTCGAAATCAATCCCGATGCCTATTACGCCATCGGCATCAACATCGACCGCGACCATCTGACGATCCTGGCGGTCGACGCCGTCGGCAATGTGCGCGCCCGCGTACACCACGAGAAGCGCTTCATCCTGCCGGCGGAATTCATGCAACTGACATCAGATGCGATCTCGCATTTCCAGCGCAGCCGACTGATCGACGATGCGCGCCTTGCCGGCATCGGCCTTGCCATGCCGGATTGGCTCGGCGAAATCTCGCTGCTCGGCAAGCCCGACGCCTATCAGGAATGGACTGATTTCGACGTGCGCGCCGCACTGGAGAGCCTGACGCCGCATCCCGTCTTCACAGAAAACGAGGCTAATGCCGCTGCCCTTGCCGAGCTCAACTACGGCCTCGGCGCGGAAAGCAGCAGCTTCTTCTATATTGCCGTCAATGCCTGCCCGGGCGGCGGCCTCGTTCTCGACGGCAACGGCCATCGCGGCGCCATGGGCCTCAGCGGCGAGATCGGCTGGCTTCCGATTGCCGACGGCCGCGACGGCGAGGCGCAGAAGGTCCAGCTTCTCGGGGAGATCTTCTCGCTGTTCTTCCTCTATGATTTCCTCGCCCGGCATGGGATCGAGGTGAGCGTGCCGCAGGATCTGCTGACCCTCGACGCGCGCGGCAAGCGCCTCGTTTCACAATGGCTGAAGGAAATGAGCGCGCATCTCGCCGTCGCGGTCAAACATATCGCCATGATCGTCGATCCCGATGCCGTGCTCGTCGGCGGCCGGCTGCCGATCCGCATCGTCGATGAATTGCTGCGTTACGTCCACGAGCATCTCGACGCCGAGGACACGAACCTGCCCTCGCTGCATCGCGCCTCGATCGGCGAGGACGCCTCGGCCATGGGTGCGGCGGCCATGCCGATGGCGGCGGCCCTGATGCTCGCATCGGCCGATGTGGCGCAGCGCACGCGCTCGCCGCTGAAATTCATGGATCGGCTGAACAGTTGA